The Methanosarcina barkeri MS DNA window ATCCCACTTCTGATCAGGAGCTTCGTAATGCTTTCTCTCTCCAAATTGGCTGAGAATAGCTTCCCTGATAGAATCGATATCAGCAGGAGGTACAAAAACGGTGCCTTCATAGTTAGCCATTGATTCTTTTAAGCCACCTACTTCTGAAACAACGACAGGTTTTCCAAAAGACATTGCGATATGCGCAATTCCACTCTGAGAGGCTCTCAGGTAAGGCAGGACTACCACATCGGCAGCACTGAAATACAGGTTTACTTTCTCGTCAGGAACATATTCGTCTATAAGTGTAATCTTATCATGAAAAGGAGAAGCTTTAATCTGGTCAAGTAATTCCTTACGGTCTTCCCAGATTTCCCCGACAATCAATAACCGGCTTTTTTCGAGAATTTTGGGAGGAAGCTGTTCAAAGGCCCTGATAAGGTAGGGAGTTCCCTTATACTTTCGAATTAAGCCGAAAGAGAGTATAACGAAATCTTCCTTTATCGAGAGATTTCTTCTCGCTTCTTTTGTGTCAAGCAATTCTCCGTACTGGTCATAAAGCCCATGCGGGATCACATGAATTTTTTCAGGGGAAATAGAATACCTTTTTGCAACAAGCTCTTTATCGGACTCGGAATGAGTAATATATGCATCAAGGTTTTTACGCAGCAGTTTTCCTGTTATTTTTGAGTATAACCTAATTGGAAGTATTGATTCTTCAAAAGGATCTACAACTTCATGAAATTCGATAATTATTTTAGGTTTATTCAGCAAACCTGCAAATATCTTTAGCAGAAGCTGCATATGCGCAACCGAGGAAGTCCACCACTGCAAAACTATAATATCCGGTTTTTGTGCTTTAAGAAAGCGGTATGCTTTAATCCAGGACAGTGGATTGTTATAGTCCATGCCGTTAAAGACAGGTATCCTGGGTGAAAAATTCAGGTCAGAAATATTCTTTCCAACATGGGATTTTCCGGGAAACAGAAAAGTTGGAAGCAACTGCCGAAAGCAAACTACTGAGACTTCTTTTTCCACAGACATGGCATTTGCCAGACGGATAGTATAATAACTGATACCGCTCAAAAAACGTTTCGAAGGTCCGACTATGCAAACGCTTTTATTAGATGTCATTTGCCTAAACTATCACATTATCTTTATATTAAACTAATGCATTACTCCACATAGATTCCAGTATAAAAGAGGTTCAGCCTTGAAAATAGCCCAGATCTGTCCCCGTTATTCTCCTGACATAGGTGGAGTGGAAACTCATGTTAAAGAAATTAGTGAAAGGCTGGTTAAAGCAGGGCACGATGTGGAGGTTATAACAACCGATCCCACAGGAAAATTGAGAAAGCAAGAGATAATAAACGGAGTAAGGGTTATAAGGTTTAGATCTTTTGCTCCGGGAAATGCATACTACTTCGCTCCTCAGATCTATACTTATCTCAAAAAACACGACTATGACATAGTTCATGCACATAGTTATCATGCTTTTCCTGCATTCTTCGCATCCTTAAGCAGGCACGGCACAAAATTTGTGTTTACTCCGCATTATCATCGGCACGGCCATACCGCATTCCGCGATTTACTGCACAAGCCATACAGACTTTTCGGGAAGATAATCTTCTCCAGGGCAGATTCCGTAATATGTGTCTCAGAGTATGAAAAGAAACTTATAGAGTCAGATTTTAAGGTTGCCGCAAAAACTGTAAAAATCCCTAACGGAATAAACCTTAAAGAGTTTGAAGATTTGAGGAAGCCGGAAAAAAGCTTAAACAGGAACGCCGGAAGAGAACAGATTCTTCTTTATGTAGGCCGCCTGGAAGAATATAAAGGGGTACAGTACATTATTCAGAGTTTACCTGAACTTCAGGGTTTCCGGTTGAGAATCATCGGAAAGGGACCTTACGAAGCTGAGCTTCGAAATATGGCGAAAAGTTTAGGTGTGGAAGCAAGGGTTGAATGGTTAAAAGACCTGTCAAGAAAAGAACTTCTTGAACGCTATGCAGATGCGGATATATTTTTAATGCTTTCTTCTCGTGAGGCATATGGGATAACGGTTGCTGAGGCGCTGGCTGCAGAAATTCCGTGTATAGTGGCAAAGGGCAGTGCACTTGAGGAGTTTGTGGACGGAAGGAACTGTATTGGGATTGAAAGTCCGGTTTCAAAGGAAAAAGTGACAGCAGCACTGAAGGAAATTAAGAAAAAGGAAAGAATAAAAAAATCCGGGATAGATAAAAACATAATGGATTGGAATGAAGTTTCAGCCAGAATTGAGAAACAATATCTCAAGCAGTAATATTAGAAGAGCTCATTCCAAAACTTAACATCACTTCCCAGAATTCAGATCCCAAATAATCAAACGATCCCCTGATCACGAAAATAGTTTTAAAACTTTAGTATTTGAGGACAAAATCGGTTTTGGGAAGAGTTCGAAG harbors:
- a CDS encoding glycosyltransferase, whose product is MTSNKSVCIVGPSKRFLSGISYYTIRLANAMSVEKEVSVVCFRQLLPTFLFPGKSHVGKNISDLNFSPRIPVFNGMDYNNPLSWIKAYRFLKAQKPDIIVLQWWTSSVAHMQLLLKIFAGLLNKPKIIIEFHEVVDPFEESILPIRLYSKITGKLLRKNLDAYITHSESDKELVAKRYSISPEKIHVIPHGLYDQYGELLDTKEARRNLSIKEDFVILSFGLIRKYKGTPYLIRAFEQLPPKILEKSRLLIVGEIWEDRKELLDQIKASPFHDKITLIDEYVPDEKVNLYFSAADVVVLPYLRASQSGIAHIAMSFGKPVVVSEVGGLKESMANYEGTVFVPPADIDSIREAILSQFGERKHYEAPDQKWDRIINCYIELIQSI
- a CDS encoding glycosyltransferase family 4 protein; the protein is MKIAQICPRYSPDIGGVETHVKEISERLVKAGHDVEVITTDPTGKLRKQEIINGVRVIRFRSFAPGNAYYFAPQIYTYLKKHDYDIVHAHSYHAFPAFFASLSRHGTKFVFTPHYHRHGHTAFRDLLHKPYRLFGKIIFSRADSVICVSEYEKKLIESDFKVAAKTVKIPNGINLKEFEDLRKPEKSLNRNAGREQILLYVGRLEEYKGVQYIIQSLPELQGFRLRIIGKGPYEAELRNMAKSLGVEARVEWLKDLSRKELLERYADADIFLMLSSREAYGITVAEALAAEIPCIVAKGSALEEFVDGRNCIGIESPVSKEKVTAALKEIKKKERIKKSGIDKNIMDWNEVSARIEKQYLKQ